The Thermodesulfobacteriota bacterium genome has a segment encoding these proteins:
- the cas5e gene encoding type I-E CRISPR-associated protein Cas5/CasD — protein MTDYLVFRLYGPLASWGDIAVGEVRPSATHPSKSAILGLVAAALRIDRDQEATHRALVQSYGFAVRVDSMGVPLVDYHTVQVPPSGTGRNRRTFATRRDELFTLPRDALNTILSRRDYRMDALAAVALWVRAHDAPLPLAAIRDALERPGYVLYLGRKSCPLALPLEPQIVGATSIRAAFEAARFANLEELRHLPVSGPPALYWEDGAQAGLDPRHTFERRDVPLSRRRWQFDVRREHHSPLMEEG, from the coding sequence ATGACGGACTACCTCGTCTTCCGACTCTACGGCCCACTGGCTTCCTGGGGCGACATCGCCGTGGGCGAGGTGCGGCCGAGCGCTACCCACCCCTCCAAGTCCGCCATATTGGGATTGGTGGCCGCGGCCCTCCGGATCGACCGCGACCAGGAGGCGACGCACCGCGCCCTGGTCCAGTCCTACGGCTTTGCTGTGCGCGTGGACAGCATGGGCGTGCCCCTGGTGGACTACCACACGGTCCAGGTACCGCCGTCGGGCACGGGCAGGAACCGCAGGACGTTCGCCACGCGCCGAGACGAGCTCTTCACGCTGCCGCGCGACGCCTTGAACACGATCCTATCCCGCCGTGACTACCGGATGGACGCCCTCGCCGCCGTCGCGCTCTGGGTGAGGGCCCATGACGCCCCTTTACCCTTGGCGGCGATCCGCGACGCCCTGGAGCGGCCCGGGTACGTGCTCTACCTGGGCCGGAAGTCCTGCCCCTTGGCCTTGCCACTGGAACCTCAGATCGTGGGCGCAACCTCGATCCGGGCGGCGTTCGAGGCGGCGCGGTTCGCCAATCTCGAGGAGTTGCGCCACCTGCCCGTCTCGGGGCCGCCGGCGCTGTACTGGGAGGACGGCGCACAAGCGGGGCTCGACCCCCGCCACACCTTCGAGCGCCGCGACGTGCCGCTGTCTCGCCGCCGGTGGCAGTTCGACGTCCGGCGCGAGCACCACTCGCCGTTGATGGAGGAGGGGTGA
- the cas7e gene encoding type I-E CRISPR-associated protein Cas7/Cse4/CasC produces MSTFIQLHLLTSYPPANLNRDDLGRPKTAVMGGVQRLRVSSQSLKRAWRTSDLFQGALDGHVGTRTKEMGVGVLDRLTAAGIPEGDAKKWAQAIAGRFGKLKAAGEEIEQLAHFSPAEVSAVETLTTTLIAERRAPRDDELNGLLQAAHTASDIALFGRMLAAAPAKNTEAAAQVAHAITVHKVAVEDDYFTAVDDLNSGAEDVGAGHIGETEFAAGLFYLYVCIDRDLLLENLQDEKDLTRRTLKALAEAAATVAPTGKQNSFASRAYASYILAEKGTRQPRSLSVAFLKPVTGQDMLGGAIKVLEDTRVNMDKVYGALSDVPPCVMNAATGEGSLAELLDFVAEPLPEKKDPA; encoded by the coding sequence ATGAGCACGTTCATCCAACTCCACCTGCTCACCAGCTATCCCCCGGCCAACCTGAACCGCGACGACCTGGGCCGCCCGAAGACGGCGGTCATGGGCGGTGTCCAGAGGCTCCGCGTCTCGTCCCAGAGCCTGAAGCGCGCGTGGCGGACGTCCGACCTGTTTCAAGGGGCGCTCGACGGCCACGTGGGCACCCGCACCAAGGAGATGGGCGTCGGCGTGCTGGACCGCCTGACCGCCGCCGGGATACCGGAAGGGGATGCGAAGAAGTGGGCGCAGGCCATCGCTGGCCGGTTCGGCAAGCTCAAGGCCGCCGGCGAGGAGATCGAGCAACTCGCGCACTTCAGCCCCGCCGAGGTGTCGGCGGTCGAGACGCTCACGACCACTCTGATCGCCGAGCGGCGTGCGCCGCGCGACGACGAACTGAACGGTCTCCTGCAGGCCGCGCACACCGCCTCGGACATCGCCTTGTTCGGCCGCATGCTGGCGGCCGCGCCAGCCAAGAACACCGAGGCCGCAGCCCAGGTCGCACACGCCATCACCGTCCACAAGGTCGCCGTCGAGGACGACTATTTCACCGCGGTGGACGACCTGAACAGCGGGGCCGAGGACGTGGGCGCCGGTCACATCGGGGAGACCGAGTTCGCAGCCGGTCTCTTCTACCTCTACGTCTGCATCGACCGGGACCTCCTCCTCGAGAACCTCCAGGACGAGAAGGATCTGACCCGGCGGACATTGAAAGCGTTGGCCGAGGCTGCCGCGACCGTGGCGCCCACGGGCAAGCAGAACAGCTTCGCCTCTCGCGCCTACGCCTCGTACATCCTGGCCGAGAAAGGCACGCGCCAACCCCGGTCCCTGTCGGTCGCTTTCCTGAAGCCCGTGACCGGCCAGGACATGCTGGGCGGCGCGATCAAGGTCCTTGAAGACACCCGAGTGAACATGGACAAGGTCTACGGAGCCTTGAGCGACGTGCCCCCCTGCGTAATGAACGCGGCGACGGGCGAGGGAAGTCTTGCGGAGCTCCTCGACTTCGTGGCCGAGCCGCTGCCCGAGAAGAAGGACCCGGCATGA